The Streptomyces sp. NBC_01268 genome window below encodes:
- the ngcE gene encoding N-acetylglucosamine/diacetylchitobiose ABC transporter substrate-binding protein has translation MGSTSAQNHEGLGRRDLIKRSAALGLISVPTMSFLSACASSGGDDAGEDKPKGEKTKDNPFGVAKGGKIDVVVFKGGYGDDYAKAWEASFNKKWDITATHTGTQEITGKLQPRFNAGNPPDIVDDSGAQKIKIDVLAKNGQLLDLAEVLDAPSVDDPSKKVRDTLIPGTIDAGLQEGKVVALNYIYTVWGLWYSGKLFKEKGWTEPKTWDEFMAICKEATAQGIGGLAHQGKYPYYINVAIMDLIAKKGGLEAMKAIDNLDPKAFVGSAAAKEAVEAVYELVEKGYLMAGTNGLTHTESQTRWNQYKAVFITSGSWLENEQLKQTPADFDMKFMPMPLLPGSKMPYEAIRAGSGEPFIIPSKAKNLAEAKEFMRMMLSKEWSTLFAKEANSLTILADGVDPSVKLRPGTQSTVVASKAAGTNTFRYLYTEWYSEMDTEIQNASNELMAKRIQPAEWLKRAQAAVDKAAKDPASKKNHRD, from the coding sequence ATGGGATCCACCTCCGCCCAGAACCATGAGGGCCTCGGCCGTCGCGATCTGATCAAGCGTTCCGCCGCACTCGGTCTGATCTCGGTGCCGACCATGAGTTTCCTGTCCGCGTGTGCCTCCAGCGGGGGCGACGACGCGGGCGAAGACAAGCCCAAGGGCGAGAAGACGAAGGACAACCCGTTCGGCGTCGCCAAGGGCGGCAAGATCGACGTCGTCGTCTTCAAGGGCGGGTACGGCGACGACTACGCCAAGGCGTGGGAGGCCAGCTTCAACAAGAAGTGGGACATCACCGCCACCCACACCGGCACCCAGGAGATCACCGGCAAGCTGCAGCCGCGCTTCAACGCGGGCAACCCGCCGGACATCGTCGACGACTCCGGCGCCCAGAAGATCAAGATCGACGTGCTGGCGAAGAACGGGCAGCTGCTCGACCTCGCCGAGGTCCTCGACGCGCCGTCCGTCGACGACCCGTCCAAGAAGGTCCGCGACACCCTGATCCCCGGCACGATCGACGCCGGCCTCCAGGAGGGCAAGGTCGTCGCCCTCAACTACATCTACACGGTGTGGGGCCTGTGGTACTCCGGCAAGCTCTTCAAGGAGAAGGGCTGGACCGAGCCGAAGACCTGGGACGAGTTCATGGCCATCTGCAAGGAGGCCACCGCCCAGGGCATCGGCGGACTCGCCCACCAGGGCAAGTACCCGTACTACATCAACGTCGCCATCATGGACCTGATCGCCAAGAAGGGCGGTCTGGAGGCCATGAAGGCGATCGACAACCTGGACCCCAAGGCGTTCGTCGGCTCCGCCGCGGCCAAGGAGGCCGTCGAGGCGGTCTACGAGCTGGTGGAGAAGGGCTACCTGATGGCCGGCACCAACGGCCTCACCCACACCGAGTCGCAGACCCGCTGGAACCAGTACAAGGCGGTGTTCATCACCTCCGGCTCCTGGCTGGAGAACGAGCAGCTCAAGCAGACCCCGGCCGACTTCGACATGAAGTTCATGCCGATGCCGCTGCTGCCCGGCAGCAAGATGCCGTACGAGGCCATCCGCGCCGGTTCCGGTGAGCCCTTCATCATCCCGTCCAAGGCCAAGAACCTGGCCGAGGCGAAGGAGTTCATGCGGATGATGCTCTCGAAGGAGTGGTCGACGCTCTTCGCCAAGGAGGCGAACTCCCTCACCATCCTCGCGGACGGCGTGGACCCGAGCGTCAAGCTGCGCCCCGGCACCCAGTCGACGGTCGTGGCCTCCAAGGCGGCCGGCACCAACACGTTCCGCTACCTGTACACCGAGTGGTACAGCGAGATGGACACCGAGATCCAGAACGCCTCCAACGAGCTGATGGCCAAGCGCATCCAGCCCGCCGAGTGGCTCAAGCGGGCCCAGGCCGCCGTCGACAAGGCCGCCAAGGACCCGGCGTCCAAGAAGAACCACCGCGACTGA